GGTGCCCGCCGTGGTGGGAACGAAGATGCGGGGCAGGCCCGGCCTTTTCACCTGATTGATTCCCAGACAGTCTTTGATGTCCCCGTCGTAGGTAGCCATGAAAGAAACGGCTTTGGCCGTATCGATCGAGCTGCCCCCGCCCAAGCCCACGATGATGTCGGCCTTCCAATCCCGGGCCCGGCGTGCGCCTTCTAAGACCAGGCGAATGGGCGCGTCGGGCTCGACCTGGTCGAATATCTCGACCTCATAGTTTTGTTCCCGCAGACGGAGTACGGCTTTTTCGGCCAACCCCGCGGCAATGACGCCCTTATCGCTGATCAGCAGGACCCTCCCACCACCGAACAGGATCCGTGCTTCTTCTCCCAGCCGATCGATGGAGCCGTTACCGAATATGATTTTCCGGGGCAGTTGGAACATGAACACATCGGCCATGCGAAAAAAGTCCTGCATACCCTATCCCTTTCTTTGATTCAACTCGTCCAACAGGGCCCGGGGGCCTTCGATGAGCGAGCAGGCGGCCCCGGAGACCATGGCCGTGACCATCACCTCGACGATTTCATCCGGGGTGCAGCCCGCGTCCAGGGCGCCCTTTACATTGAGGCGCACGCCGGGGGGATAGCGCCGCACCAGGTTGATGCCGATGAGCACGAGTTCTTTGACTTTGCGGGGAAGCACCCCGTCTTCCACACCGATCTTACGCAGGCCGTGGTAGTGATGCAGCGCCTCCGGAGCCCGCTCTCCGAAGACCCTCACCCAGTCCGGCACTTCGCCGTAGTACTCGCGGTACGTCTCGTAGATCGACTCTATGTCCTTGGCCTTTGTTTCAGACATGGTGAGGACCTCCTATCAGCCCGGTATCTCCGTCACGTCAAACAGGGAAGGGTCGTGTTGAGGAATCAGGATGTCGGCCAGGTTCTTGAGCCGGAGCGTGTTGAAGTAGGCCTGGTCCAAGTCCATGAAATTGCCCGGCGGAATGACCCTCCAGAAATGACGGTTTTGGGGTCCCGTCTTCGGCGGGGAGGGATTAAAATTATCCTTGATACAGCACATGCCGCTGATGACCGCTTTGCCCCGGGAAGTCTGCACGCTCACCGCCTGGGTTCCGGGCGTGTGGCTCGGCAGATGGATCACCTCGATACCGGGGAGGATTTCGGTGTCGCCGTCCACCAGTTCAAATCGCAGGTCACGCAGGATCTCGGGATTGTACAGATAGCCCTGCATAGGGTGGGGGGCCAGTGCAAACTTAAGCTCGGACCTCTGCACCACCGTTTTTGCCCGAGTGCAGCGGTGCGTGTTGCCCGCATGGTCGAAGTGCAGGTGTGTCTGGATGACCAGGTCGATTTGATCGGGCCGGAGCCCCACTTTCTCGAGGCCCTGTTCGAAGGTGCACAGGTCTTCTATCGGGGTCTCGGTATACCACGCGCTTTCCGCGGCCGAGATGCCGCTGTCCACAAGAATGTTGAGGTCAGGGCCCTTGATAAACCAACTGATGATGGGCAGCCATTTCTTAACCCCGTAGTTCATGCGGTAGGTCATGATCCCCAAATCCAGGTGGAGCCTGCCCAGGTGGATCGGGACCAGGGAGTAGTCGGGCATCTTTTCCTTCTTGAATGTATCGAGTTAGAATCGAATACGGGGCTTCCGCATTCAATTCGACTGTAGCCGCCGGCCCCGGTATAATCCGGTTTCAGGGTAACGGGCTCGCGCCCTTGCTCCGCAAAATCCTTTCAAAGGCCTAGATAGGCCTCCTTGATGCATGCATCATCCCGCAACGTCCGGGCTTCTCCTTGCATAACGATCTCTCCGTTTTCGATGACATAGGCGAAATCGGAGATGGAGAGGGCGTGGAACACGTTCTGCTCGACCAGAAGCAGGGTGCAGCCCTGAGCCCGGATCTTGTCTATCACGTTGAATATCTCGGCCACGACCAGAGGGGCCAGTCCCAGCGAGGGTTCGTCCAACATGAGCAGCTTGGGATGGGCCATGAGCGCCCGGCCGATGGCCAGCATCTGTTGCTCGCCCCCGCTCAGAGTTCCGGCCAGCTGAGAGCGACGATCGGCGATCGCAGGGAATAGGTTCATCATGTTCTCAATGGTCGCGTTTATCCTGGAGCGGGCCCGAGCGGAATAACCTCCCATCTCGAGATTTTCGAGCACGGTCATGTCCGGGAAAAGGAGCCGGCCCTCGGGCACCTGGATGAGGCCCAATTCGACGATCTGGTGGACGCTCAG
This genomic interval from Deltaproteobacteria bacterium contains the following:
- a CDS encoding carboxymuconolactone decarboxylase family protein translates to MSETKAKDIESIYETYREYYGEVPDWVRVFGERAPEALHHYHGLRKIGVEDGVLPRKVKELVLIGINLVRRYPPGVRLNVKGALDAGCTPDEIVEVMVTAMVSGAACSLIEGPRALLDELNQRKG
- a CDS encoding N-acyl homoserine lactonase family protein, translating into MPDYSLVPIHLGRLHLDLGIMTYRMNYGVKKWLPIISWFIKGPDLNILVDSGISAAESAWYTETPIEDLCTFEQGLEKVGLRPDQIDLVIQTHLHFDHAGNTHRCTRAKTVVQRSELKFALAPHPMQGYLYNPEILRDLRFELVDGDTEILPGIEVIHLPSHTPGTQAVSVQTSRGKAVISGMCCIKDNFNPSPPKTGPQNRHFWRVIPPGNFMDLDQAYFNTLRLKNLADILIPQHDPSLFDVTEIPG
- a CDS encoding ABC transporter ATP-binding protein, which gives rise to MLKVDSIRLGYGDLPAVRDASLELKENQIVSLLGSNGAGKTTLIRAISGLLPLIAGSVHFEGRRIDRLSVHQIVELGLIQVPEGRLLFPDMTVLENLEMGGYSARARSRINATIENMMNLFPAIADRRSQLAGTLSGGEQQMLAIGRALMAHPKLLMLDEPSLGLAPLVVAEIFNVIDKIRAQGCTLLLVEQNVFHALSISDFAYVIENGEIVMQGEARTLRDDACIKEAYLGL